The following are from one region of the Nicotiana tabacum cultivar K326 chromosome 3, ASM71507v2, whole genome shotgun sequence genome:
- the LOC107806880 gene encoding putative aquaporin NIP-type isoform X2: MAANTEGSREDEISKLEEGVHADNICASQSNTSIGFCSSPSVVAVAQKLIAEAIGTYFIIFAGCGSVAVNKLYDGSITFPGICVTWGLIVMVMIYSLGHVSGGHFNPAVTIAFTIFRRFSWKLAPLYIIAQVTGSILASGTLALLLDVTSTSYFGTVPVGSNSQSLAMEIIISFLLMFVVCGVSTDDRAIGELAGLAVGMTITLNVFVAGPISGASMNPARSIGPAIVKQVYKGLWVYIIGPVIGTLAGAFVYNLIRFTNKPLLQLVKSRSFLPKLRE, from the exons ATGGCAGCGAACACTGAAGGTAGCCGAGAAGATGAAATCTCCAAACTGGAAGAAGGTGTCCATGCAGATAATATATGTGCGTCCCAGTCTAACACTAGCATAGGATTTTGTTCATCACCTTCCGTTGTTGCTGTTGCTCAAAAG TTGATTGCAGAGGCAATTGGCACGTACTTTATTATATTTGCAGGATGTGGATCAGTAGCAGTGAATAAGCTATACGATGGGAGTATTACTTTTCCAGGAATATGCGTGACATGGGGTTTAATTGTGATGGTTATGATTTACTCTTTGGGACACGTATCAGGAGGTCATTTTAATCCTGCTGTTACGATCGCTTTCACTATCTTCCGTCGTTTCTCATGGAAACTG GCACCTTTGTACATAATAGCTCAGGTAACGGGCTCAATTCTAGCAAGCGGCACATTAGCACTATTGTTGGACGTCACTTCCACATCTTATTTTGGTACTGTTCCAGTAGGATCTAATAGCCAATCTTTGGCTATGGAAATCATCATTTCCTTCCTCCTAATGTTCGTTGTTTGCGGAGTTTCTACAGATGATAGAGCG ATAGGAGAACTGGCTGGATTGGCTGTTGGAATGACAATAACCTTGAATGTCTTTGTTGCCGG GCCAATTTCAGGAGCATCGATGAACCCAGCAAGGAGCATTGGTCCAGCGATTGTGAAGCAAGTCTATAAAGGTCTTTGGGTGTATATAATTGGGCCAGTCATCGGAACTCTAGCGGGAGCGTTTGTATACAACTTAATTAGATTTACGAATAAACCACTTCTTCAACTAGTTAAAAGTAGATCCTTTCTTCCAAAGTTAAGAGAGTAA
- the LOC107806880 gene encoding putative aquaporin NIP-type isoform X1, with the protein MAANTEGSREDEISKLEEGVHADNICASQSNTSIGFCSSPSVVAVAQKLIAEAIGTYFIIFAGCGSVAVNKLYDGSITFPGICVTWGLIVMVMIYSLGHVSGGHFNPAVTIAFTIFRRFSWKLAPLYIIAQVTGSILASGTLALLLDVTSTSYFGTVPVGSNSQSLAMEIIISFLLMFVVCGVSTDDRAIGELAGLAVGMTITLNVFVAGGCRPISGASMNPARSIGPAIVKQVYKGLWVYIIGPVIGTLAGAFVYNLIRFTNKPLLQLVKSRSFLPKLRE; encoded by the exons ATGGCAGCGAACACTGAAGGTAGCCGAGAAGATGAAATCTCCAAACTGGAAGAAGGTGTCCATGCAGATAATATATGTGCGTCCCAGTCTAACACTAGCATAGGATTTTGTTCATCACCTTCCGTTGTTGCTGTTGCTCAAAAG TTGATTGCAGAGGCAATTGGCACGTACTTTATTATATTTGCAGGATGTGGATCAGTAGCAGTGAATAAGCTATACGATGGGAGTATTACTTTTCCAGGAATATGCGTGACATGGGGTTTAATTGTGATGGTTATGATTTACTCTTTGGGACACGTATCAGGAGGTCATTTTAATCCTGCTGTTACGATCGCTTTCACTATCTTCCGTCGTTTCTCATGGAAACTG GCACCTTTGTACATAATAGCTCAGGTAACGGGCTCAATTCTAGCAAGCGGCACATTAGCACTATTGTTGGACGTCACTTCCACATCTTATTTTGGTACTGTTCCAGTAGGATCTAATAGCCAATCTTTGGCTATGGAAATCATCATTTCCTTCCTCCTAATGTTCGTTGTTTGCGGAGTTTCTACAGATGATAGAGCG ATAGGAGAACTGGCTGGATTGGCTGTTGGAATGACAATAACCTTGAATGTCTTTGTTGCCGG TGGATGCAGGCCAATTTCAGGAGCATCGATGAACCCAGCAAGGAGCATTGGTCCAGCGATTGTGAAGCAAGTCTATAAAGGTCTTTGGGTGTATATAATTGGGCCAGTCATCGGAACTCTAGCGGGAGCGTTTGTATACAACTTAATTAGATTTACGAATAAACCACTTCTTCAACTAGTTAAAAGTAGATCCTTTCTTCCAAAGTTAAGAGAGTAA